One Alteromonas sp. KC3 DNA segment encodes these proteins:
- a CDS encoding NAD-dependent epimerase/dehydratase family protein, whose protein sequence is MKKVLVTGGAGYIGSVLVRILLENNYHVTVLDTLSFGGESIVELLNNPNFVFVKGDIRDESLLNEVMQGIDFVAHLAAIVGDPACAKEPELTKSINLDGAKLVYNVANKHGVERFVFASTCSNYGKMEDSDGFVTETSPLAPVSLYAETKVEFEQFLLSKREEGSQCEPTCLRFSTVYGLSPRLRFDLTVNEFTKELALGRELVIFGEQFWRPYCHVVDLSRSVLEVFKASSEKVAFEVFNVGDSSENYQKKMIVEEIIKFLPDANIRYVEKQEDPRDYRVNFDKISRVLDFKITKTVPDGIEQILQVVRDGFITDPDSKVYSNI, encoded by the coding sequence ATGAAAAAGGTACTTGTTACCGGCGGTGCCGGTTATATAGGAAGTGTTTTAGTACGGATCCTGCTCGAAAATAACTATCACGTCACTGTGCTAGATACATTGAGCTTCGGTGGTGAAAGCATTGTAGAGCTACTAAATAATCCGAACTTTGTTTTTGTCAAAGGTGACATCCGTGACGAATCACTACTAAATGAGGTTATGCAAGGCATTGATTTTGTCGCTCACTTAGCGGCAATTGTTGGCGATCCTGCTTGTGCTAAAGAGCCTGAACTCACTAAGTCAATTAATTTAGATGGGGCAAAGTTAGTTTACAACGTTGCAAACAAGCATGGGGTAGAGCGTTTCGTATTCGCATCAACCTGCAGTAACTACGGGAAGATGGAAGACAGTGATGGATTTGTAACGGAAACGTCCCCACTCGCACCAGTCTCGTTGTACGCAGAAACCAAAGTCGAATTTGAACAATTTTTGTTGTCTAAAAGAGAAGAGGGAAGTCAGTGCGAACCTACTTGTCTTCGTTTCTCAACTGTTTACGGATTATCTCCAAGGCTGCGATTTGATTTAACTGTAAATGAATTTACAAAGGAATTGGCGCTTGGAAGAGAGTTGGTCATATTTGGTGAGCAATTCTGGCGTCCATATTGTCATGTAGTCGATCTTTCACGATCAGTGCTCGAAGTGTTTAAAGCGTCGAGCGAAAAAGTGGCTTTTGAAGTGTTCAACGTTGGAGACTCCTCAGAAAATTATCAGAAAAAAATGATAGTTGAAGAGATTATTAAGTTTCTACCAGACGCTAATATTCGCTACGTTGAAAAACAAGAAGACCCACGAGATTACCGCGTAAACTTCGATAAAATTAGTCGTGTACTCGATTTTAAAATTACGAAAACTGTACCTGATGGCATAGAACAAATATTACAAGTCGTCAGAGATGGCTTTATTACTGACCCTGACAGTAAAGTGTACAGTAATATATAG
- a CDS encoding acetyltransferase gives MLGASGHAKVVIDIIEKDNRFRIAGIVDPLLPKKSMFMGYPVIGHDDDLPRIVENFQIYGAIVAIGDNSLRQRIAKKVSHSVPHLSFVTAIHPRATIGTQVTIGPGTVVMAGAVINSDAKVGSFCIVNSMSLLEHDSCLGNFASLAPRASTGGNCDIGEMATVGMGAVVLQGLSIGTNTIVGASAMVNKDLPANVTAYGLPARIIRHQQPHD, from the coding sequence GTGCTTGGGGCTTCTGGCCATGCAAAAGTGGTGATAGATATTATTGAGAAGGACAATAGATTCCGAATTGCTGGTATTGTCGATCCATTATTGCCAAAAAAGTCGATGTTTATGGGGTACCCTGTAATAGGCCATGACGATGACCTTCCAAGGATCGTAGAGAACTTTCAAATTTACGGAGCAATAGTTGCGATAGGTGACAATTCTCTGCGCCAGCGCATTGCCAAAAAAGTGAGTCATAGTGTCCCACACCTTAGCTTTGTAACTGCTATACACCCAAGAGCGACCATCGGAACTCAAGTCACGATTGGCCCAGGAACAGTTGTTATGGCCGGAGCCGTAATTAATTCAGACGCAAAAGTAGGTAGTTTCTGTATTGTGAACTCTATGTCGCTTTTAGAACACGATTCTTGCTTGGGAAATTTTGCGAGCCTTGCTCCGCGTGCATCCACGGGGGGAAATTGTGATATCGGCGAGATGGCGACTGTAGGAATGGGCGCTGTTGTACTGCAAGGACTATCAATAGGGACAAATACAATTGTTGGTGCAAGCGCAATGGTGAATAAAGACTTACCAGCTAATGTAACCGCTTATGGACTGCCAGCACGTATTATACGTCACCAGCAGCCACACGATTAG